One window of the Rubinisphaera margarita genome contains the following:
- a CDS encoding DUF5658 family protein: protein MKKSGDSDQSLFHKLFRHQLPLESETTIFILVSALDIFMTWILLSGDGFRESNPIAKYFLDRWGRKGFVGFKFASVAVVCVIAQIVASKNLRLARLLLLFGTAVVGAVVVYSFVLWLRANGLA, encoded by the coding sequence GTGAAAAAATCTGGAGATTCGGATCAATCTCTCTTTCACAAACTCTTTCGACACCAGTTGCCGCTGGAGTCGGAGACGACGATTTTCATCCTCGTCAGCGCGCTCGATATCTTCATGACATGGATTCTGCTGTCGGGCGATGGCTTCCGCGAATCGAATCCGATCGCGAAATACTTCCTTGATCGCTGGGGCCGCAAGGGGTTCGTCGGTTTCAAGTTCGCCTCGGTCGCTGTCGTCTGCGTAATAGCCCAGATCGTCGCCTCGAAGAATCTTCGCCTCGCACGCCTGCTGCTTCTGTTCGGTACGGCTGTGGTGGGAGCGGTTGTCGTCTACAGCTTCGTGCTCTGGCTGCGGGCAAATGGTCTTGCGTAG
- a CDS encoding zinc ribbon domain-containing protein, with protein MPATNSLRQLHLTHQQLEDARQQLERGPIQIKARESIVRKREQDLVDYHAELKRQKMFADSKSLDLNALEKKIVDLKVKLNSASSNREFDIFKEQIRADEMAMSVLEDEILEIIDRVDTETAKQADYEQAVVKAKEELDSFRSQFESKSRDLQDSIKDLERHLASLESLLPSEPKQQYRRLVASRGAKAMSAVSNGACGNCYVNLTAQQRIQIKTGIVLFCSSCGSLLYIDETL; from the coding sequence ATGCCTGCCACCAATTCATTGAGACAACTGCACCTGACGCACCAGCAACTGGAGGACGCACGGCAACAGCTCGAACGAGGCCCGATTCAGATCAAAGCTCGCGAATCGATCGTCCGCAAGCGGGAGCAGGACCTGGTCGACTATCATGCTGAACTGAAGCGGCAGAAAATGTTCGCCGATTCGAAGTCGCTCGATCTGAATGCCCTGGAGAAGAAGATCGTCGATCTGAAGGTCAAATTGAACTCGGCTTCGTCCAATCGAGAGTTCGATATCTTCAAAGAGCAGATTCGCGCCGACGAAATGGCCATGTCCGTCCTGGAAGACGAGATTCTCGAGATCATTGACCGGGTTGATACCGAAACAGCCAAACAGGCCGATTACGAGCAGGCGGTCGTCAAAGCCAAAGAAGAACTCGATTCCTTCCGGTCTCAGTTCGAATCGAAATCCCGCGACCTTCAGGATTCCATCAAGGATCTTGAGAGGCATCTCGCCAGCCTGGAGAGTCTGCTGCCCAGCGAACCGAAGCAGCAATATCGCCGTTTGGTCGCCAGTCGCGGCGCAAAAGCGATGTCGGCCGTGTCCAACGGAGCCTGCGGAAACTGCTATGTGAATCTCACGGCTCAGCAGCGGATTCAGATCAAGACGGGAATCGTCCTGTTCTGCAGCAGCTGCGGCTCGTTGCTCTACATTGATGAAACGCTTTGA
- a CDS encoding metallophosphoesterase, which translates to MDLETNISGPIAVIGDVHGQVDKLGIILDRIQDAPRFDERWIVFVGDFVDRGPETRETIDMILEFVDYHPRTTAVAGNHDFAMCASLGLIPAPEYSNWAGRWIDHYDSEATFASYDVPFGDLKALKEALPEAHRDFLANLPWVVEHPDYLVVHAGLDPLTPTEMQLRILRQKDFSLNRPQWLCEKNYAEDPVPDDCRQTVVSGHVWFRDVIFGDRRILCDTTGGREGALSAVLLPERQVLTSSRQRRAVSAPPPQPVGYSREPDQARSWWKFW; encoded by the coding sequence ATGGATCTCGAAACAAATATTTCAGGGCCGATCGCCGTAATCGGAGATGTACACGGTCAGGTCGACAAGCTCGGAATCATTCTGGATCGCATTCAGGATGCTCCCCGTTTCGATGAACGCTGGATCGTGTTCGTGGGCGACTTCGTCGACCGTGGTCCCGAAACCCGCGAAACAATCGACATGATTCTCGAGTTCGTTGATTATCACCCGCGGACCACAGCTGTGGCGGGGAATCACGATTTCGCGATGTGCGCGTCCCTGGGTCTGATCCCCGCTCCGGAATACTCCAACTGGGCGGGACGCTGGATCGACCATTACGATTCCGAAGCGACATTCGCCTCTTACGACGTACCCTTCGGCGACCTGAAGGCCCTGAAGGAAGCGTTGCCGGAGGCCCATCGCGATTTTCTGGCCAATCTTCCCTGGGTGGTAGAGCATCCCGACTATCTGGTCGTGCATGCCGGCCTCGATCCGCTGACGCCGACCGAGATGCAGCTGCGGATTCTGCGGCAGAAAGACTTCTCACTCAACCGGCCCCAGTGGCTGTGCGAAAAGAACTACGCCGAAGACCCCGTCCCCGACGACTGCCGCCAGACGGTCGTCTCCGGCCATGTCTGGTTTCGCGACGTCATCTTTGGCGACCGCCGCATTCTCTGCGACACCACGGGGGGCCGCGAAGGAGCATTGAGCGCCGTTCTGCTCCCTGAACGGCAAGTGCTGACATCGAGCCGGCAGCGACGGGCTGTTTCCGCTCCTCCGCCTCAGCCGGTCGGCTACAGCCGCGAGCCGGACCAGGCCCGCAGCTGGTGGAAGTTCTGGTAA
- a CDS encoding CehA/McbA family metallohydrolase, with translation MRADFLRSIAFLAIGLISTELIEAGPVEVFRIGGDNWGDVVPDGKEVDAIHGDFVLRNDHVVAVVAQPLATRNANMTTHAVGGCLIDYTTRLHPADQLTAYYPGSRVYPFRSVRLRNAAHESLEFDDRNTFSDEQAIELTMIAPGAEDRAEMLVTYRLEADSPHLIVRQTFRNSGKSEVDVLLSDDLRYDAGKEDSIKAANGKSDLFYTDDRYWGQAYGVSIPGRTVTSRSDSRTSVLRYGRGSRQPDVTLKPGEQYSLEVNLLVAGNTCTLRNLHASTHDDTPVASTITITGGGRRIPNARVELTRDGDYYGTLWADGSGRIDQKLLQGDYALAVSFCGVPVGASYPFEVSEESALIDLEVPLEVGTLEIDVDGADGTPLPCKVELRRRGESTPLDLGPESAIRQVKNLLYLPRGKENILLPAGDYEAIISHGPEFDAAFMDVAVKADGTTRLTAQLERTVDTTGWVSTEFHSHSSPSGDNTSHQMGRVLNLLCEHLEYAPCTEHNRIDTYAPHLKTLKIEDLLATCTGMELTGKPLPLNHQNVFPLKHHPGQQDGGAPVTDDSPETQLQRVALWDDRSEKVVQQNHPDLGWLFYDKNGDGVKDEGHAQSFPYIDCIEIHPPSAVLKIPADLDGSTAIPNSNRVFNWLQLLNQGYRFTGVVNTDAHYNFHGSGGLRNWVKCSTDVPSEIKTDEIVEQVTRGCVIMSNGPFLTVEARPAGQSKGNPVLPGGEFACPDGKVALAISVQCPNWFDIDRVFVLANGKHVPELDLTREKNADMFGDGAVKFRQTLNHEFPADTHLVVVAAGENSQLGSVLGTGWGSQQPTAISNPIFVDVDGNGFAANNDVLDDGLPVKQQ, from the coding sequence ATGCGTGCGGATTTCCTTCGATCGATCGCGTTCCTCGCAATCGGACTGATTTCAACAGAGTTAATCGAGGCCGGACCGGTTGAAGTCTTCCGCATCGGCGGGGACAACTGGGGTGATGTCGTCCCGGACGGCAAGGAAGTCGATGCCATCCATGGCGACTTCGTTCTTCGCAACGATCATGTCGTCGCCGTCGTCGCACAACCGCTCGCGACTCGCAATGCCAACATGACAACGCATGCTGTCGGCGGCTGTTTAATCGACTACACCACGCGTCTTCATCCCGCCGATCAGCTCACCGCGTACTACCCAGGCAGCCGCGTATATCCGTTCCGCTCCGTGCGGCTTCGGAACGCAGCTCATGAATCACTGGAGTTTGACGACCGCAATACCTTCTCGGATGAGCAGGCCATCGAGTTGACCATGATTGCGCCGGGCGCAGAAGATCGTGCGGAGATGCTGGTGACGTATCGGCTCGAAGCGGACAGTCCCCATCTGATCGTACGGCAGACGTTTCGCAATTCCGGCAAGTCGGAGGTCGACGTCCTGCTAAGCGATGATCTCCGCTACGATGCCGGCAAAGAGGATTCCATCAAGGCGGCCAATGGGAAGTCTGATCTGTTTTATACGGATGATCGCTACTGGGGCCAGGCATACGGTGTTTCGATTCCCGGTCGCACCGTGACCTCTCGCAGTGATTCCCGAACGTCTGTGTTGCGTTACGGTCGCGGGAGTCGCCAGCCGGATGTCACGCTGAAGCCCGGTGAGCAGTATTCCCTCGAAGTCAATCTGCTCGTCGCGGGCAATACATGCACATTGAGAAACCTTCATGCGTCGACTCACGACGATACTCCGGTCGCGTCGACGATCACCATCACCGGTGGGGGGCGTCGAATTCCGAATGCTCGTGTGGAGTTGACGCGGGACGGCGACTACTACGGCACGCTCTGGGCCGATGGCAGCGGACGGATCGATCAGAAGCTGCTGCAGGGAGACTACGCGCTCGCAGTCTCCTTCTGTGGTGTGCCTGTCGGAGCGTCATATCCGTTCGAAGTCAGTGAGGAAAGCGCTCTGATCGACCTGGAGGTTCCGCTTGAAGTCGGCACGCTTGAGATCGATGTCGACGGAGCAGACGGCACACCTCTTCCCTGCAAGGTCGAGTTGCGACGTCGGGGCGAATCAACGCCGCTCGATCTTGGTCCGGAGTCCGCAATCCGGCAGGTCAAGAACTTGCTCTATTTGCCTCGTGGCAAGGAAAACATCCTGCTTCCCGCCGGAGACTATGAAGCGATCATCAGTCACGGGCCGGAGTTCGACGCCGCCTTCATGGATGTCGCAGTGAAAGCGGACGGAACAACTCGTCTGACCGCTCAACTCGAGAGGACTGTCGACACAACCGGCTGGGTCAGTACCGAGTTTCACAGCCACAGCAGTCCCTCGGGGGATAACACTTCTCATCAGATGGGTCGCGTCCTCAACCTGCTGTGCGAACATCTCGAATATGCCCCCTGCACCGAACACAACCGCATCGATACTTACGCGCCGCATCTCAAGACATTGAAGATTGAAGATCTGCTGGCGACCTGCACGGGAATGGAACTGACAGGCAAACCGCTGCCACTCAATCATCAGAATGTGTTTCCGCTGAAGCATCATCCGGGCCAGCAGGATGGCGGAGCCCCCGTGACGGACGACAGCCCGGAAACCCAGCTGCAACGCGTCGCACTCTGGGACGATCGAAGTGAGAAAGTGGTACAGCAGAATCATCCCGATCTCGGCTGGCTGTTCTACGACAAGAACGGGGACGGCGTAAAAGACGAGGGGCACGCACAGTCGTTCCCTTACATCGACTGCATCGAGATCCACCCGCCATCCGCGGTGCTGAAGATTCCGGCTGATCTCGACGGCTCGACAGCAATCCCCAACAGTAACCGCGTCTTCAACTGGCTCCAGCTTCTCAACCAGGGATACCGTTTCACCGGCGTGGTCAATACCGATGCCCACTACAACTTTCATGGTTCGGGCGGATTGCGAAACTGGGTGAAGTGCTCGACCGATGTTCCGTCCGAAATCAAGACTGACGAAATCGTCGAACAGGTGACCAGGGGCTGCGTGATCATGTCGAACGGTCCATTCCTCACGGTTGAAGCCCGCCCAGCCGGTCAATCGAAAGGCAACCCGGTTCTGCCTGGTGGAGAGTTCGCGTGCCCAGACGGTAAAGTCGCACTGGCGATTTCCGTTCAATGTCCGAACTGGTTCGACATCGACCGTGTGTTCGTCCTCGCTAACGGCAAGCACGTTCCCGAACTCGACCTGACGCGGGAGAAGAATGCCGACATGTTCGGAGACGGAGCTGTGAAGTTCCGCCAGACACTCAACCACGAATTCCCAGCAGACACGCATCTGGTCGTGGTTGCCGCCGGGGAGAATTCCCAACTCGGTTCCGTGCTCGGCACCGGGTGGGGCTCGCAGCAGCCCACCGCGATCAGCAACCCTATTTTCGTCGATGTCGACGGCAATGGATTCGCCGCCAATAACGACGTGCTGGATGACGGCTTGCCGGTGAAGCAGCAGTAG
- the rbfA gene encoding 30S ribosome-binding factor RbfA: MSTRRTAKASRAVREVISTAILFELNDPRIKNVTVLDVDVATDMRSAKVYVSVMGDEKSQQLSLHGLNSARGFLQKLVADRIDTRYTPVLTFVLDNSVKKSIETAKILRDLAIERGEIPAEDEVATDDELSADQPDDSDSSTADDETEDDSESREDA, from the coding sequence ATGTCGACACGTCGAACAGCTAAAGCTTCCCGAGCCGTGCGGGAAGTGATCAGCACGGCGATCCTGTTCGAACTGAACGATCCCCGCATCAAGAACGTAACCGTCCTCGACGTCGATGTCGCCACGGACATGCGTTCGGCCAAGGTCTATGTCAGCGTCATGGGCGATGAGAAGTCGCAGCAGTTGAGCCTCCACGGCCTCAACTCCGCTCGTGGCTTCCTGCAGAAGCTCGTCGCCGACCGCATTGACACCCGCTACACCCCCGTCCTCACGTTCGTGCTCGACAACAGCGTCAAAAAGAGCATCGAAACGGCGAAGATCCTTCGAGATCTCGCGATCGAACGGGGCGAAATTCCTGCCGAAGACGAAGTCGCGACCGACGACGAACTTTCTGCGGACCAACCGGACGACTCTGATTCGTCGACAGCAGACGACGAGACCGAAGACGACTCCGAGTCCCGCGAAGACGCCTGA
- the infB gene encoding translation initiation factor IF-2, with the protein MKIRIFALAKELDYDSKELIKHCNDAGIPVKSSALASISPEERDHLLNYLDSLKGNKVATASSSSAQTPSPEFAPEKTVGKVRSIRTMTPRPTPSPRQEEPKQAPPAAEQPPAEEVAEEPQEEQEVQAPEVAAEAEEPKTAPEEKQVPEVVAETEAPAAREAEPETEAVADASVEESVEDDDSDESSPTQPEYMSPTGNLGSKIRDMKPRASIQESGPRKPKPKPRPAMPSLATPPKFKTEGPVRKKDEAPAQKPDVKLTAEILDGQSPLAAHIRKHGEDKTRGKGGKAPGATESDDRPKTRGRFGGVADREIRRGQRGRRKTSEDDRDDSLSGRRGIRQRRNRNVEYKSSAMIEQPITVRSLSEAMGRPAKDLLTILFKQGIMAQINDSLDEDTATDLAIELGVDLTIKREESVEDLLALRREQEFEANDLISRPPIVTILGHVDHGKTTLVDTLRTSNVVAGEAGGITQHIAAYQVEKNDQKITFVDTPGHAAFGEMRSRGANVTDIIVLVVAANDGVMPQTVECISHAKAAGVPMIVAMNKVDLPDVNEQKVLQELASHDVLVSEWGGDVEVVRTSGLKNIGIDDLLETILLTAELHEYKAAPSADAYGACLEAFRDEGRGPIAWAIVQQGTLRVGDVIVCGTAYGRVRAMFNDYDQELTEAGPSQPVRIAGLDTVPAAGDHFFVMPDIEEARTIAEQRIHQGRTESLASRGGPKTLEQILGSGGEKKLPVILKADTPGSIEALRGEIEKFEHPEVRTEILHSNVGGVNESDVSLAAASGAIIIAFHVIAEDRAAHLAQNEGVDIRRYNIIYEITQDIKRALEGLLSPETVEVSTGRAIVLQTFSISRTGTIAGCRVLNGTIDRNDRVHVIRDQTIINNYSIASLRREKEDVKTVREGMECGIRLDGFNDIKEGDLLEAYRIDKLQRTLDD; encoded by the coding sequence TTGAAGATACGGATTTTCGCTTTGGCGAAAGAGCTCGATTACGATAGTAAAGAGCTGATCAAGCATTGCAACGATGCAGGAATTCCCGTGAAAAGCTCGGCTCTGGCCAGCATTTCTCCAGAAGAGCGGGACCATTTGCTGAACTACCTTGATTCGCTGAAAGGCAACAAGGTGGCGACAGCGTCCTCATCGTCCGCCCAGACTCCGTCTCCCGAATTCGCTCCCGAAAAGACCGTCGGCAAGGTGCGATCGATTCGTACCATGACCCCGCGTCCGACGCCGAGTCCGCGTCAGGAAGAGCCGAAGCAGGCTCCTCCCGCTGCAGAGCAGCCTCCCGCAGAGGAAGTTGCCGAGGAACCGCAGGAAGAGCAGGAAGTTCAGGCTCCCGAAGTCGCCGCCGAAGCGGAAGAGCCGAAGACTGCTCCTGAAGAAAAACAGGTTCCGGAAGTTGTCGCCGAGACTGAGGCGCCAGCAGCTCGCGAAGCTGAGCCCGAAACAGAAGCCGTCGCCGATGCTTCTGTCGAGGAGAGCGTCGAAGACGATGACTCGGATGAGTCCTCTCCGACGCAGCCGGAATACATGTCCCCCACGGGCAATCTCGGCTCGAAGATCCGGGATATGAAGCCACGGGCCAGTATCCAGGAATCAGGACCGCGTAAGCCGAAGCCGAAACCCCGTCCGGCGATGCCGAGTCTGGCGACTCCCCCGAAATTCAAGACCGAAGGTCCGGTCCGCAAAAAGGATGAAGCGCCGGCTCAGAAACCGGACGTGAAGCTCACGGCGGAAATTCTGGATGGCCAGAGCCCGCTTGCCGCACACATCCGCAAGCACGGCGAAGATAAAACACGAGGTAAGGGCGGCAAAGCTCCAGGCGCGACGGAGTCGGACGATCGTCCCAAGACACGCGGCCGGTTCGGCGGCGTTGCCGATCGCGAAATCCGCCGCGGCCAGCGTGGTCGACGCAAAACATCCGAAGACGATCGTGATGATTCGCTGTCAGGACGTCGTGGCATCCGCCAGCGTCGGAATCGCAATGTCGAGTACAAATCGTCCGCGATGATCGAACAGCCGATTACGGTGCGAAGCCTTTCGGAAGCCATGGGGCGTCCCGCGAAGGACCTGCTGACGATTCTGTTCAAGCAGGGCATCATGGCCCAGATCAACGATTCGCTCGACGAAGACACGGCGACCGATCTGGCCATCGAACTGGGTGTCGACCTGACCATCAAACGCGAGGAAAGTGTCGAAGACCTGCTCGCTCTGCGACGGGAACAGGAATTCGAGGCCAACGACCTGATTTCCCGTCCGCCGATCGTGACGATTCTCGGTCACGTCGACCACGGAAAGACCACCCTGGTCGATACGCTTCGCACGTCCAACGTGGTTGCCGGCGAAGCCGGGGGAATCACGCAGCATATCGCGGCCTACCAGGTTGAAAAGAACGACCAGAAGATCACCTTCGTCGATACGCCGGGTCATGCCGCGTTCGGGGAGATGCGATCTCGCGGTGCGAACGTCACCGACATCATCGTGCTCGTGGTCGCCGCCAACGACGGCGTCATGCCACAGACGGTCGAATGTATCAGTCACGCCAAAGCGGCTGGTGTGCCGATGATCGTGGCTATGAACAAGGTCGACCTGCCCGATGTGAACGAACAGAAAGTTCTTCAGGAACTCGCTTCGCACGACGTGCTCGTTTCCGAATGGGGTGGCGACGTCGAAGTCGTTCGAACTTCTGGTCTGAAGAACATCGGAATCGACGATCTGCTGGAAACAATTCTCCTGACCGCGGAACTTCACGAGTACAAAGCCGCTCCGAGTGCCGATGCCTACGGGGCCTGCCTCGAAGCCTTCCGCGACGAAGGACGTGGTCCCATTGCCTGGGCGATCGTCCAGCAGGGAACCTTGCGCGTCGGAGACGTGATTGTCTGCGGCACGGCTTACGGACGTGTGCGGGCGATGTTCAACGACTACGACCAGGAACTGACCGAAGCCGGTCCGTCCCAGCCTGTGCGAATTGCCGGTCTCGATACCGTCCCCGCTGCCGGAGATCACTTCTTTGTGATGCCCGACATCGAAGAGGCGCGAACGATTGCCGAGCAACGCATTCATCAGGGGCGAACCGAGTCTCTCGCGAGCCGTGGTGGTCCGAAAACGCTGGAACAGATCCTGGGAAGCGGCGGCGAGAAGAAGCTGCCCGTTATTCTCAAGGCCGATACACCAGGCTCAATCGAAGCCCTGCGTGGCGAAATCGAGAAGTTTGAACATCCGGAAGTCCGCACCGAGATTCTGCATTCGAACGTCGGTGGCGTGAACGAGAGCGACGTGTCGCTGGCCGCGGCGTCGGGAGCGATCATCATCGCCTTCCACGTCATCGCCGAAGACCGGGCCGCTCACCTCGCCCAGAACGAGGGTGTCGATATTCGCCGGTACAACATTATCTACGAGATCACGCAGGATATTAAGCGGGCTCTCGAAGGGTTGCTGTCACCGGAAACCGTTGAGGTCTCCACAGGCCGCGCGATCGTCCTCCAGACCTTCAGCATCAGCCGCACGGGAACGATTGCCGGTTGTCGCGTGCTGAACGGCACGATCGACCGCAATGATCGCGTGCACGTGATTCGGGACCAGACCATCATTAACAACTATTCGATCGCTTCGCTGCGACGCGAGAAGGAAGATGTGAAGACGGTTCGTGAAGGCATGGAATGCGGGATCCGGCTCGACGGGTTTAACGACATCAAGGAAGGCGACCTGCTCGAAGCATATCGCATCGATAAGCTGCAGCGGACACTGGATGATTAA
- the nusA gene encoding transcription termination factor NusA has translation MNASEVLRIVDAIHRDKSIDKEIVFEGIEQAILTALRKYYGEEDELSVLIDRTSGEPTVTHNGEDLDPDILGRIAAQTAKQVMIQKIREAERDSLYDEFIEQKSQLMTGTITRLEYGVATVNIGKAEAILPRSEQIPGESHRVNERIRAVILDIKKAGSRIKIVLSRVHPDFVRRLFEIEIPEVAENVIEVRSLAREAGYRTKVAVSCYDNSIDAVGACVGVRGARIRNIVDELSGERIDIVRWNDSLQVLIPNALQPAEVEDVILCPMLGRVIVLVRDDQLSLAIGKKGQNVRLASKLVGWDIEVMTRDELDEQLERSVAAFSQVPDLSEDLAESLVSQGFFSFDDLSVIEPEHLIELSGLSAEQCDEIIAYADVESLRLEEEEKIAKAAARTARAQEKLAVPSSGGTSSEQSAPSVSTAVETSEAPTEEAPVAEATAEEASTEEPGEETAEVGTTEETEVAPESAETRIDPQASVEEEAVLGEEAEVQDVTQPGAEGGVEEDEQKPEQEA, from the coding sequence ATGAACGCCAGTGAAGTCCTCAGAATTGTCGATGCCATCCACCGGGACAAAAGCATCGATAAGGAAATTGTGTTCGAGGGCATCGAACAGGCGATCCTGACGGCGTTGCGAAAGTACTACGGTGAAGAAGACGAGCTTTCCGTCCTCATCGATCGAACCTCTGGCGAGCCGACCGTTACGCACAATGGGGAAGACCTGGATCCGGATATTCTGGGCCGCATTGCCGCTCAGACGGCCAAGCAGGTGATGATTCAGAAGATTCGTGAAGCCGAACGCGATTCTCTCTACGACGAATTCATCGAGCAGAAAAGTCAACTCATGACCGGCACGATCACCCGGCTTGAATACGGCGTGGCGACGGTCAATATTGGCAAGGCCGAGGCGATTCTGCCTCGCAGCGAACAGATTCCCGGCGAAAGCCACCGTGTGAATGAGCGGATCCGAGCCGTTATTCTGGATATCAAAAAGGCAGGCAGCCGTATCAAGATCGTGCTGTCCCGCGTGCATCCAGACTTCGTTCGACGGCTCTTTGAGATCGAAATTCCTGAAGTCGCTGAGAACGTGATTGAAGTTCGCTCGCTGGCTCGTGAAGCCGGTTACCGGACCAAAGTCGCCGTTTCCTGCTACGACAACAGCATTGATGCCGTCGGAGCCTGTGTGGGTGTCCGCGGAGCCCGTATTCGGAACATCGTCGACGAACTCAGCGGCGAGCGGATCGATATCGTTCGCTGGAACGATTCCCTGCAGGTGTTGATTCCTAACGCACTGCAGCCGGCCGAAGTCGAGGACGTAATTCTCTGCCCGATGCTGGGACGCGTCATCGTCCTGGTCCGGGACGATCAGCTGTCGCTCGCAATTGGCAAGAAAGGTCAGAACGTTCGACTGGCGTCGAAACTGGTCGGCTGGGACATCGAAGTGATGACTCGCGATGAACTGGACGAGCAGCTTGAGCGCTCCGTGGCCGCTTTTTCGCAGGTTCCGGACCTTTCCGAAGATCTGGCCGAGTCGCTGGTTTCCCAGGGCTTCTTCAGCTTTGACGACCTGTCGGTCATCGAGCCGGAGCATCTGATCGAACTAAGCGGGTTGTCTGCTGAGCAGTGCGATGAAATCATTGCGTACGCAGACGTCGAAAGTCTGCGACTCGAGGAAGAAGAAAAGATCGCCAAAGCCGCGGCTCGAACTGCTCGAGCTCAGGAAAAACTGGCGGTTCCAAGCAGTGGAGGCACATCCTCCGAACAGTCGGCTCCGAGCGTCTCCACAGCTGTAGAGACCAGTGAAGCTCCGACGGAGGAAGCACCGGTCGCGGAAGCCACCGCAGAGGAGGCTTCCACAGAAGAACCCGGTGAGGAAACAGCGGAAGTCGGTACAACCGAAGAAACTGAAGTTGCTCCGGAATCGGCTGAAACGCGGATCGATCCGCAGGCTTCTGTCGAAGAAGAAGCCGTTCTTGGAGAAGAGGCAGAAGTTCAGGATGTGACTCAACCCGGAGCCGAAGGTGGCGTCGAGGAAGACGAACAAAAACCGGAACAAGAGGCGTGA